Part of the Mauremys mutica isolate MM-2020 ecotype Southern chromosome 1, ASM2049712v1, whole genome shotgun sequence genome is shown below.
CATCTTTTAAaacctgggctgcaagtagcagCTTTTTTCCCTTTGTGCAGCATGACCTTTGTCATGTATGCATTAGTTTACTGTGCTCTAGTCCATTCAGGTACTGTAGTCCAGAATTCAGCACCCTGTAACACCAGTGCTGTCTCAGCTGTCTGGTGTTTTCTGGCTGACATTAAAAGTGCAAGCTTTTATCTTTAAAGTAGTTTTATCTTCCAAGTAGTTTGGTCTAGATCATGAGACCATCCCTTTCCTTTTGTACATGGAATCAATACAGGCACTAGTGCTTTATCCGTACAACAGAAAGTTGTAAGGTGTTCTCTTTGAAGGACTCTCAACTCCTAATTCTTTCTTCCCCACTTGGTGCATATTTGTGGACAGTCCAGACATACTGGAAGACTTTTCTCCCCCCAGGAGACAGTTGAAGGAAGAGACAGAAGGAATGTAGGATTTCTTAACTAACGTAGAAAGAATTTATGGGGAGAGAATAAATTTTGATTATATAAGTGGTGAGAAGCAGATGTAGATGGCTGAATTTAGTTGCTGATTAtgttttaaatattgaaaaagtGTAGCTATATTTTagaacaaattaaatggaacgtTGGAAAGGTTAAATATGCAAGCAACCATCAGTAGGCAAGGCTGTTAACTCCAGGGCTGAGGGTCTTGAAAAATATTATAAATTCTGACATTAAGTTTTCATTGATGTGCACAATAAATGTTGACACTAAGGGCACGTCTTCATTAGCAACGTGGCCGTGTAGTCACGGCACCAGCGAggagcgctcccagcgctggtgtactgtctacactgccactttacaggaCTGAAACGTGCAGCCGTCAGGGGGgcgttttttcacacccttgagcaagaAAGTGGCAGTGTATATAAAACCTAATAGTCATTAACCAAGTGCATAACAAAGCAGGGTTAAAATCCTTTAGACTGAAAAGCTTAAAGCAACCTTAACTATGAACTATACATGCCTCTATATTCACACTTATGCAGCTTTCACATTAAGAAAAATTAAGATGCAAGACTGTCATAGAACTATAGCAACAAGCCTCTCAGTTGGAGTTTAAACTTCTTCCCTCCCGTGGCTGCCCATGCAGTAGTAAGTGTTCTCAGCAGCATTTCCTTCAAAACTAGGTCTGGCAAATTAAAGAGTCAAAGAGCTTTCCAATAAGAATTTTATTGTAACACAGAGCAAACAATGTTCTTGCATTTAGAAGAATGTATTTGGTCTCTTGGTGGTGAAACGTGGTTTGTGCTGACGACGCAGAACTCTGTGTGGCAGAGGGAACTTGATTTTTGAATCCTGTAAGGGAGAAAGTGATCGATATAAATGAAAACTATCTTGCAATAATCTCAAATCATATACACTATGGAAAATAAGTCACAAATAAGTGAATTAGAAAATTCAACCTCTGACCTTCATATCTAATCTGTATTAGAGATCAGAGCAACAAGCATTTCCATGAATCAAGGTTACTAGAAGCTAGAAACAACTGAAGGCTCCTGtttctaagctctttggggaagggaatgTCTTTTTACAGCACCTCACACAATGAGGTCCTGGGTAATACAAATATAAACAACATAACTACTAATACCTTTATATACAGAGCTGCCTATTCTGCAAGTTAAGATCGGCTTATTTCAATATAGTTGTTTCAGTGTAGCTTTAAGACTAGatgtattttttgtatttaagacAGCTCACTCACTCAAAGCATGTGAGTACTGAAAGAAATCAAACCGATTTTGATCAGTAGTTTCACTCAACTAGTTCTAGCACTAAAGGACCCATTATTCCAAGTTACAACAGCATACATGCAAGTTTGACTCAATACATCTCTGCTATAGCAATGCAACACTCTACATTTTTTATCAGCATAGTACATCCTGTAAACTTAGTGCAAACTTCTAGGTAAGACAGATTTTGTCCCATCTTGTGTGTTACAATGAGAACCACCAACCATTGTTTTACTTTGTTTCACTTACATGGAATTGCTTGACTGCAGGTCTACGGCACTTGCTAGCAGCAATCTCCTCAACCTTCATGATCTGAATAGAGTGAGCACGGGCACGATGGCGGGCACCCATATCACGGTCTGTAACATCAGGGTGATGTTAACATTCTCTCATTTAGTTTAAACACAATtcacaatatttttatttttttcatctcCCCTGTGCAGTTTGAAATTAAGAAAACGTTACATGTAAGCAAACAGAGGTCCTTATTATGAAATTCACTATTCTTGCATATTATATTTAACAGCTGACTTGCATACTATAATTGAAACTGCAGCTTGGTAACACATTTTTTCCTATACTTTCTCCACAGTTATTCTAGTCAGGAGGATTATTAACAGAGGAGCAACAGTCTATACTGAAGCTTTTCATTATAAGTCACAGGTGCTGACACCTCCCCCATACACCAAAATTCTTCAAAAAAGGTACAATTCTGCATGTGTAGTCCACATTTTTTGGGCAAGAAGCTAGTGAATCAGGAGCTATACTTAAAATTATGGAATACTGGAAGATATAAGTTGGGTACAATAACTATTTCCATGCTTTCAAATGGCTGAGTTATTCTTTAAATATAACGCTATGtttctagctttttttaaaaaagtcaccaACTTTAGCATTGTTCAAAGTACTCGATTAATGCAAGAAATATGCAAGGGACTGATAGACCTGAAGGTTCACATTTGAAACAGATTCTCAAAGAAATCCGAGGCCATCTTTATACCTCAAAGCAAGGGCTCCAAATTTTGGTGATCATGTATGACATACATAACATTAAGTACAGTTTATCCTTTTTGTTCAGTAATTCTGTGGCTATCAGGATCTCAAGTGCTAATTATCAGTTTCAAAAGACATTGCTATCTCACAATATTATTGTGCCTACTACAATGCCCTCAAAGGCAAAACACACATTTCCATATAAATCCTCAGCTTTCAGGAGTTTACAACTCAGATGTGTAAGATGTGCATTCAAGGAATTCTGAACAAGCTCTCAACTATATTTCTTGAACCAGATTAGATATCAAAAATACACATAGAATAGTAAGCTGCTGTGTTTAAAACTTAATTTGATAAAATGAGTTAATTTAACAGAGAGAATATGCAGAACATTTTATGTTGGACCTTCAGTTTCACTTTCAAAAGCATGTCAGCTCTTGAAAGGCGACAAGGTACATATTATATTTGCACACATGACAAGAAcactattattaaaaataatattcttTGGGTTTTTGTGTGcaaaagttttaaacaaataaaaatgcacTAGTATTGTTATATTTAGAATGAAAAAAATATCACCCATTATAGTAACTGCACATGGAATCTGAATTAAAAGGTAGCCCCAGATATCTCAACACAATAGTCTATCAGATATTAAGGTCTACTTGTGACCCTTTGTAATCAGAGCCTAGGTGGTGTTTTTGGCCAATACACCAATTATCTTCTATACAAAAGATTTCAGGCAATTCTGTTCCCACAAAAATTCACTCTGTTAAAAAGCACAAAGGTATCTTCCACATGGCATGGATGATAAAGTCTTAATATACTCCATGTGGCCAAATGAAATATATCTGAATTTCCTCACTTTGGTGCTTGTAAGATTTCAACAAGAACATTAAAAAGTAATCAAGACCAAAATACTATTAAGCATTGTGCAGAAAAGAAGGGTGAGCCTTAGTGATTCTTCCAAAAGTATCATTTTCTGAGGAAccaataatttttatttttaaaaactgagcaCTCAAGTATGATGCAAGAAATAACTTGAACTGGATGAGCACCAAACTAGAACTTTACACAACTGTCTAACCAAAACAGCTTCTTTAATtttactaaaattaaaaaaaaattttgcaGAAACTAAGCATAAACAGTTTTAGAGGGGTATGTTCAAGAGATCTTTATGGAAATAAGAAATACTGGTTAGGAGGAAATTCTCCAGCAATCACTGCTAGTCGGTTGTTTAAACAGCTTCAACCATTTTAATTtgcttttcaaaagcatctagttGTACTGTTATTTGAATCCAGTCACCACCTTCACCAAGGTTTTCCTATATATCTATTTCAATTTCTCAAATGCTGCGTGAGGTCTTACACATACCACTGCTAAAAGATTATTCTCTGTTCCTACAAATATTTACTTACAGCACTGTGTAACAGCACCAGCAGTTGTCAAGTCCCTGTATTCCCTGTACATGTTGTGGGTTCCACTACGAGAATCATAGCGTAGCCAGATACCGAAGTTTTTCACCCGCAAAGGGGACTTTTCAAATACCTGAGATTATAAAAGTGAAGAAAGAACCAGAGATAAAGACACCACCTCACTGATGCACTGTGTTTTGAATAATAAAACAGTTTGGGAGAACACCACATTAAACTTCTAGTTGAAGCATATTGCAATATTCTATCATCATCTTGGgcgttttttttcctctctctcctcatCAATCATGGTAAAGGGTAGGTGAGTAGATTTTTCTACCCAGGTAAGTAAGCCTCTTTCCAAAAGGATAAGGACAGATTTTTCAGAAACAGAGTGATTTAGGAGTACAAGTCCCTGTTACTTTCAGCAGGACTTGTGCtccctagtcacttttgaaaactatATCTCAATTATCAGGTTAGCCCCAAAacttagatttatttttttttaaaaatcaggttaaATCTAATTGTTTCAGTTACTTTTTTAAATTCCAATTGAGGGAATAGGAGTAAGAGTGAATGTGCCAATGGCAAAAATATGTTTTACAAAAGGAAAATTTCACTTTAATATCATGGACTTTGCAACAGGGATGATATAGAATTACAAAACAGATTAGAATTAGAAGGTTTAGATGAATCTCAAGTGACATATACCAAAGTAAACTAGGGAACTGTTTTAAAATTATGATGCTGGCTACTTAAAAATTAAACCAGTTTTGAAAACAGAACTTAGAGCAAGTATTTTCTAAGTAGGAAATAAAATATTAGTTCTATTATTGTATTTTTTGGAAGTGGGGTAGGGACCAGCAGTTGAGCAGTAGCCTAGATTATGTCTAAGGATTATCTGTCATGATTTTGCAAAGCTGATCCAATGCATTTACTTTTAAATTATTCATGGTTCCCAATCACTGTGGAAAGTAGAAGTTTGATTTTCAGGTACACAAAATGTGACAGGTGAAGAGTTTAATTTCACTGTCAGTGACATGATGAGGTCTTTTATAAATAATTCCGTTCCAAAAATCCCAGAAATTTCCAAGACTAcgtgtttttttcttcttcttaagATCATACCTGTCCACAGTACACAATTTCTCCAGAAGACTTCTTCATCTTTTTCAGCTGAGACACAAAGTACCAGAAACGGGACTTGGCAACAACATGATTAGGAGCAAAGATACGCATCCGATAGAGGGGTGGTGTTGGACATTTAGGAGTAGGAAGACATCGTCCAACAACTTTGTACTCCCTCAGCTATAAAcgagagagaaaaaatgaaaaaacccTCCAATGTTCAGAGGCGAGAGCAAGACAGTGTTAGCTGTACAGCAGGGCACGAGATCGCATGAGCAGTGATGCAGGAAGCCCACAGCTACTGCAGACAGCAATGTTGAGGCAAGCAGCCTACAGCTGAGAGTCCCACGGATAACAAACAGTACCGCCGAGTCCAGCTCTCCTACAGGATCTCGTCAGGCCCTTCGCTTCCGCGAACGCTTGGGCTCCTGAAAGGCGACACGGCTCCTCTCACTCCCCGCGGAGGCCACTCAGGAAGACAGGGCCGTCCTTAAGCATACGCAAGTGAGTGCggggaggctggggaaaggatcggcccccgcactcaccggcagcgggaagcggagcgggcTAGTGCCGCGTTGCTCCGcttcccttgccccggccccagccacgtCGCGGGGGACAGTTGGGTAAAggtgcccctccccacaccaccactcaccggcggcgggaagcggagcgccgcggctgggagctggcggagtggagcgggctggtgccgggctgctccgcttcccgccgctgccggtgagtgcgtggaggatcccttcccccaaacccccttctCCGAGCGacgcggctggggccggggcgaggggagcggagcgggctgctcccggccacccgctaatcccctgggccactctgggcaTGCGGGGCCCCCaaagtgccccccccacacacacagaccctgGGGGGAGGCCTGGGGGGTGCGTAGGGCACCCAAAGAGCTTGGGACGGCCCCGCAGGAAGAGCAACGGCCTTCGGGCTTTGCGCCCTGTACAACGGGGCCAGAAAGCCGCGGTTATGGGGCCTCGAGACCCGGCTCCCCAGgtcctggcccggcccggccgcgcGCTCCCGCCATGCCTCAGAGCAAGGCCGCGGTCTGTGGTACCTGAAGGGGGAGCGTCGGGGGCACCCGCGGCCTGCGCAgagaggaacccaggcccgcGCCCCTACCCCCGCGCCTGAGGCCGGCCCCAGCGAAGGGGGCGCCCGCCGGCTGCAGCGTGGCTCCCCGGCCTCGCGCTCTTGGCGGCCGCCATGTTGGCCGCTCGCTCCCGAGGGAAAGATGGGGCGAGCCAGACGGGCGGGACCCGCCAGAACGGCCCGAGGACCAGTTACTAGCCCTCCCCACCCGCAAAACGGGCCGAGGCCGCCCAGCCGCAACACGCTAGGCCCGGAGCGCCGGAGCTTACGGTGCCCGACGCCTTCATAGTGCTGCCTCGCTCGCTGCCGCCCAGAAAAGGAAGGGAGGCCTGCGCTCCAGCCTCACGTCACCCGCCCCCGCAGCAAGTAACGCCCTCGTAATCATGCTAAACGCCTATTGGTTACAAGAAAGACTCCTACTGGATGTAGTATCAGTCAATCAAAACTCAGCCAAGGTTCGATTGGCCTCTTTAGCAACCGCCATACCTACACGTTATGctccggcggcgcgtggcggccCACTAGACTACGGGTCCCGTGTGTTGTCCCTATGGTAATGGCATGTCCTCCAACGTATTAAGCTATGGCCCTGGTAATGAACAGCAGTGAATTCAACGCCCGTACCCAGTCCCGTTCCGCAACACTGGTATCGTAGGGAGCTGacttcccagcatgcattgcagcGAGCACATCGCCCGCGGCCGGCCCACCCCGACCAGGCTAGCGCATTGCATGCTGGTCCTTGTAGTTTCAGTGGTCTCGCCATAGGAATTAGGAGGTAGCTGGGTGGGTGGGTCTGTTCGTCTCCTCAGCACGCTGCCGGCTGCGTTCCCTCCATGTCTGCGGGCGGGTGAGCGCTCCCCTGTTCGGAGTCTTTCATTCCCATGTGCTGAGCGGGGTTGGATTTGCTGTcgctctgcctcagcaccagCTTTGTTTTGGTGATGATGCCCCACGTAGGCTCAAGCTCCCCAGCCGCCTGGACCGACTTGAACTCCGGCTTTTAGTCTTGTGAATCCTGTGAACAAGGAGGAAATTGATACCAAAATTGGATTTCACAAACTCAGCGCCTACATTTTCAGGGTAAAGGCTCCCTAGGCACCAGTGGTTCTACTTCTGGGCATAGTGCTGCTGTCTCTTTGTAAGCATCTAGATGCCTACCTCCCACCCACCTAAGCCCATAATTAGCAATATgtatatgacttttaaaaactaactttatatttgtggataatctaagcactataccagatgtacagacactttcCCCAACTtatgtattatatatttttttaacattagttttcataatttttttaaaatctgttcttatcagtttaatatctgaccCACCTAAGCCCCCGAGTGAGCCACAAACTGGGAGGAGATATCCATGATCTGCTTAAGTTGTATGCAgagcctgatccagtaggtgaGCTCAAAGACTACATACCAGACCACTAACCAGGGACATGGGAAACCGAGGTGCCATTCCGTCTATCTGCCAGAGGGGGAAAGAAAGAAGATACCTTTTCAAATCCTATCTCTTGGGAGAGTGCTCCAGCCTCTGAGCTATAGATGAAGggcttcttcagtctctcctgttgaagctgttccactctggaaaaataatgaaaatgtgaTTGGACCAGGGGGATCTGTACCTGGGGTCTTCCATCTCCTTGGTCCAGCCAGTGGACTGCAAACTCTCTCTCTGTGTGGCCCACTGACTATTAAGTATTTATTCACAGTGGAGCACTGAGTGgcccagagagagagattcatagatcacaaattccaaggccagaagggacaacatCTAGggtgcatccaacgaagtgggtattcacccacaaaagctcatgttccaatatgtctgttagtctataaggtgccacaggactccttgctgcttttacagatccagactaacacggctacccctctgatacttaacatctAGTTTGTATAACACCTGTATAACACATGCCATACAATTTCCTCAAAATAGGTCGtagagcaaatcttttagaaaaacaactaatcttgattttaaaattgtcagtgacggagaatccactacaaccttGGGAAATTGTCCCgatggctaattactctcactgttaacaatttatgccttatttacaagtttaatttgtctagcttcaacttccagccattgtatcgtgttatacctttctcttctagactgaagagtcaattatcaaatatttgttccctatgtaggtacttataaactgtgatcaagtcatgccctaaccttttctttgttaagatacatagattgagctccttgagtctgtcactataaggaatattttctaatcctttaatagttcttgtggctcttctctgaaccctctccaatttaccaacatccttcttgaattttgggcaccagacctggacacagcAACGGCTgcagcagtgccaaatacagaggtaaaataacctctctactcctacttgagatttgcTTGTTTATGCATCAAGAATTACATTAGTACTTTTAGCTACAACATTTGCACTAGGAGCTCgtgctcagctgattatccattactcccaaatctttttcagtcactgcttcccaggatagactcACCTGTAAGTACggcctacattttttgttcctagatgtatacatttacttttaattgtattaacacacacattgtttgcttgtacccagcttaccaagtgatccagatcacccTATATCAGTAACCTATGCTCTTCATTATTTAACACTCACcctatttttgtgtcatctgcaaactttacctgTGATGATTGATGCTTTCTTCcattcactgataaaaatgttaactagCTTAGGGCcaaaaactgatccctgtgggaccccactagaaacacacccatttaataatgattccctgtttacaataaTATTTTGCAACCTATTGGACAGTTAATAATCCaaatcaaacaccttacagaagtcttaagtatattacatcaactctCTTACTTTTATCAAACAAATTTGTACTCATAAaaaaattagtttgacaggatctatgttgcataaacccatattgattggcattaattacattatcctactcctgtatcagctgctccattattttaCCCAGGATTCAtctcagactgacaggcctataactaATCCCATTTACCTTTTTTCAATATcagcacattagctttcttcctgtcttctggaacttcccagtGTTCcaggacttattgaaaatcaacattaatggtacAGTGAGCTCCTCAGgaaactcttttaaaactctggaattaaagttatccagacctgttgatttaaaaatgcctAACTTTAGTAGGTCCTGTTTAACATCTTTCCAACACACTAGGAGGGTAGAAAGAGTCTTATCAAATATATCTGtcttttcccaaatacagaacagaaatattgattgaacacttctgcctgtTCTGCATTATTTAATTCTACGATTTCCCTCTAATAATGGTCTAGGGAGAATGATTCTGTAGTCCTGTGGTTAGGGCTCCCACCTAGGAGATAGGAGACCCAAGGTCCATACCCCCTTATCCAATCATTCTTTCATTATCCACAGGGGAACAACTTcaaaaggagagactgagagGTCCTAACATCAAACTATCAAACTCAGTGGTTAGTGTACTCTCCTGACAAATAGGCAACCCCCTGTTCaaattcttccttgccctctgatAGAGAGTGAGTGGCTTCAGTctgtgtctcccacatcctaggtgagtgctataaccactggactaaaagttatAAAGTGGGTGATGGCACCACCTCCTCCATTGACTGTTTTATGTGGAGTGaagcaggtgcctaactcatttTTGCAAGAAAAACCTAAGCTGCCTAACTCCAGAAGAGAGGTTTGCATTTGGGGATGatcacttagccctggtctacactatgagtttaggtcgaatttagcagtattaggttgatttaaccctgcacctgtctacacgacgaagccatttagGTCGTcttaaaggactcttaaaatcgatttttgtactcctccctggtgaggggattagcgctaaaATCAACAtagctgggtcgaatttggggtagtgtggatgcaattggACGGTATTGGCCTTTGggaactatcccagagtgctccattgtcaccgctctggacagcactttcaactcagatgcactagtcaggtacacaggaaaagccccgggagctttttaatttcatttcctgtttggccagcgtggtgagcTCATCAGCGCAGGTGACCacgcagtcccagaatcgcaaaagagctccagcatggaccgaacaggaggaactggatctgatcgctgtatggggagatgaatccgagctatcagaactccgttccaaaagacgtaATGccaatatatatgccaaaatctccaagggcaaatgtgaggtgtttacaatgctcacaactgCAGCGGTGATCTGAGCGGACTCCTGCTTGCAGTGCTATGGCGTATGCGTGGGCAATTCAGGAAAAAGGGCGAGAAATGATTgtctgctttcacggagggagggaggggtccctGCAAAACCACCCGCggctaccttgtccattatctcaattttttttaattaataaagaaagaatgcatggtttcaaaacaatagttactttgtttcgaaggggggagggtggctggctttcggggaattaaaatcaacaaagggggcgggtttgcatca
Proteins encoded:
- the RPL18A gene encoding 60S ribosomal protein L18a codes for the protein MKASGTLREYKVVGRCLPTPKCPTPPLYRMRIFAPNHVVAKSRFWYFVSQLKKMKKSSGEIVYCGQVFEKSPLRVKNFGIWLRYDSRSGTHNMYREYRDLTTAGAVTQCYRDMGARHRARAHSIQIMKVEEIAASKCRRPAVKQFHDSKIKFPLPHRVLRRQHKPRFTTKRPNTFF